The Micromonospora krabiensis genome window below encodes:
- a CDS encoding glycosyltransferase family 2 protein — protein sequence MSSTPEVSVVIPTFDRPELVTRAVRSALAQTVTDIEVIVVVDGPDGATRAALAAIGDPRVRPVELPVKGGAPNARNQGVQAARAPWTALLDDDDEWLPEKLAVQLARARTATSPMPVVASRLINKTPRAQFVMPRRLPADGEPICEYLTVRRGLFHGDGFIQTSTILAPTELLRRVPFTVGLRRQQELDWTLRALAHDDVELVYAAEPLVLWHQDEDRPRISLNSPWEAQLEWLRGMRPLLTPRAYAAIVTSIISSMAAPTRSVRVFRMLLADARRHGRPSAVDYLTFLQIWLIPPQVRHTLRDRILGRRRPATAPTASAGPVPPVASGVDAAAPTPAVDRPTDVHA from the coding sequence ATGTCCTCGACACCCGAGGTCAGCGTCGTCATCCCGACCTTCGACCGCCCCGAGTTGGTCACCCGGGCCGTTCGCAGTGCCCTCGCCCAGACGGTGACCGACATCGAGGTCATCGTCGTGGTCGACGGGCCGGACGGGGCGACCCGGGCCGCGCTGGCGGCGATCGGCGACCCTCGCGTACGCCCGGTGGAGCTGCCCGTGAAGGGTGGCGCGCCGAACGCCCGGAACCAGGGCGTCCAGGCGGCTCGGGCGCCGTGGACCGCCCTGCTGGACGACGACGACGAGTGGCTGCCCGAGAAGCTGGCCGTGCAGCTGGCGCGGGCCCGCACGGCGACCAGCCCGATGCCGGTCGTCGCGAGCCGGCTGATCAACAAGACCCCACGGGCGCAGTTCGTCATGCCTCGTCGGCTCCCCGCGGACGGCGAGCCGATCTGCGAGTACCTCACCGTCCGGCGGGGCCTGTTCCACGGCGACGGGTTCATCCAGACCTCGACGATCCTGGCGCCCACGGAGCTGCTGCGCCGCGTACCGTTCACCGTCGGGCTGCGTCGCCAGCAGGAGCTCGACTGGACGCTGCGGGCACTGGCCCACGACGACGTCGAGCTGGTCTACGCGGCGGAGCCGCTGGTGCTGTGGCACCAGGACGAGGACCGGCCGCGGATCAGCCTGAACTCGCCGTGGGAGGCGCAGCTGGAGTGGCTGCGGGGCATGCGGCCGCTGCTCACCCCCCGGGCGTACGCCGCGATCGTCACGAGCATCATCAGCTCGATGGCGGCGCCGACCCGCAGTGTCCGGGTCTTCCGGATGCTCCTCGCCGACGCGCGCCGGCACGGCCGCCCCAGCGCCGTCGACTACCTGACGTTCCTTCAGATCTGGCTGATTCCTCCGCAGGTGCGGCACACGTTGCGCGATCGGATCCTGGGCCGCCGCCGCCCGGCCACCGCACCGACAGCCTCGGCCGGGCCGGTCCCGCCGGTCGCCTCCGGTGTGGACGCCGCCGCGCCGACCCCGGCCGTGGACCGGCCCACCGATGTCCACGCCTAG
- a CDS encoding sensor histidine kinase, whose translation MLAAHVDRFFDRRFSAARLIVLTTVGAGDLLLLHRPAGADDWLVAALAFGMCLAAGVLPLTATAGLAGLLLLTGWWGEAVLVPVKVMAAIALFELAHRRSGREVHLGAALVAAVILGKVADELPEQFFSVLYRVGVVVGVPVLLGAYIRSVRAARREAQERAAEQDRRRRSEARAARADERAAIARELHDLVAHHVSSMVLRVGVARHVIPTPDPRLAEVLDDLHASGTAALTDLRQLVAVLRDPGRAGDDGTAATDGAGAGSAEPGASLLQPQGLATAVATALTRSRRLGLVIDATVDPELAWRLDAVRRLAVLRLVQEGLANVAKHAGPGTRVLLSLRGEPGAAVRLMISDDGAGRGGSPASLTPDGHGLIGMRERVALLGGEVEVGPVGAGWRLSAVLPGPGGSTGSSAALLGAST comes from the coding sequence ATGCTGGCCGCGCACGTGGACCGCTTCTTCGACCGTCGGTTCTCGGCGGCCCGCCTGATCGTCCTGACCACGGTCGGCGCCGGCGACCTGCTGCTCCTGCACCGGCCCGCCGGAGCGGACGACTGGCTCGTCGCCGCGCTCGCGTTCGGCATGTGCCTGGCCGCCGGCGTTCTCCCGCTCACCGCGACGGCCGGGTTGGCCGGACTGCTCCTGCTCACCGGTTGGTGGGGCGAAGCCGTCCTCGTCCCGGTGAAGGTGATGGCCGCGATCGCACTCTTCGAGCTGGCGCACCGGCGCTCCGGCCGGGAGGTGCACCTCGGCGCCGCGCTGGTGGCGGCGGTGATCCTGGGCAAGGTCGCCGACGAACTGCCGGAGCAGTTCTTCTCGGTGCTGTACCGGGTGGGTGTCGTGGTCGGTGTGCCGGTGCTGCTGGGGGCGTACATCAGGTCGGTCCGGGCGGCTCGGCGCGAGGCCCAGGAGCGGGCGGCGGAGCAGGATCGGCGGCGCCGTTCGGAGGCCCGGGCCGCCCGCGCGGACGAGCGGGCAGCCATCGCCCGGGAGCTGCACGACCTGGTCGCGCACCACGTGTCGTCGATGGTCCTGCGGGTCGGCGTCGCCCGGCACGTCATCCCCACGCCGGACCCTCGGCTGGCCGAGGTGCTCGACGATCTGCACGCCAGCGGCACGGCCGCCCTCACGGACCTGCGCCAGCTGGTTGCCGTGCTGCGTGATCCGGGCCGGGCGGGCGACGACGGGACGGCGGCCACGGACGGGGCCGGTGCGGGGTCCGCCGAGCCGGGCGCGTCCCTGCTCCAGCCGCAGGGGCTCGCCACCGCCGTGGCCACCGCGCTGACCCGCAGCCGCCGCCTCGGCCTGGTCATCGACGCGACCGTGGACCCGGAGCTCGCCTGGAGGCTGGACGCGGTTCGGAGGCTGGCGGTGCTGCGTCTGGTGCAGGAGGGGCTCGCCAACGTCGCCAAACACGCCGGCCCGGGGACCAGGGTCCTGCTGTCCCTGCGGGGCGAGCCCGGGGCCGCCGTCCGGCTGATGATCAGCGACGACGGCGCCGGCCGTGGGGGGTCACCGGCGTCGCTCACGCCCGACGGACACGGCCTGATCGGGATGCGGGAACGCGTCGCGCTGTTGGGCGGCGAGGTCGAGGTGGGACCGGTCGGGGCCGGTTGGCGGCTGAGCGCCGTGCTGCCCGGCCCGGGCGGGTCCACCGGATCGTCCGCGGCGCTGCTCGGAGCGTCCACGTGA
- a CDS encoding SDR family NAD(P)-dependent oxidoreductase, which produces MSTDGQNTGPHRPEHADEGPRRTGPRRGRRAVLGLSAAAAGAAAVFGATTVPAYLAATPTNPPPPAPPEGRFAGKVVLITGGTSGIGAAAAHAFAAEGARVSFCGRRAHLGEQVRRQIDEAGGTARYVPADVRNPEQLQRFVDGTVEAYGRLDVAVNNAGITRTAAVHELALQDWTDVLDTNARGVFLAIKYEVPHMLRAGHGIIVCTTSESRRPGGAAYTASKQALKGIVEAAAMDYGHRGIRVNAIAPGTTDTPFVRPDGLPDVVWEAFKRAWGPLNVSALQRMATPQEIARAVVALSTDDFSYLAGSTVLVGGSPYGGGPMRMPPGFPERQ; this is translated from the coding sequence ATGAGCACCGACGGGCAGAACACCGGACCGCACCGGCCGGAGCATGCCGACGAGGGGCCGCGACGGACTGGACCACGGCGGGGACGGCGGGCGGTGCTGGGCCTGAGCGCGGCGGCCGCCGGCGCCGCGGCCGTGTTCGGGGCGACCACGGTTCCCGCCTACCTCGCGGCGACACCCACGAATCCGCCGCCGCCCGCCCCGCCCGAGGGCCGGTTCGCCGGAAAGGTCGTGCTCATCACCGGCGGCACCTCGGGGATCGGCGCGGCGGCGGCCCACGCGTTCGCCGCCGAGGGCGCCCGGGTCAGCTTCTGTGGCCGCCGCGCGCACCTCGGGGAGCAGGTGCGACGGCAGATCGACGAAGCCGGCGGCACCGCCCGCTACGTGCCCGCCGACGTCCGGAACCCGGAGCAGCTCCAGCGGTTCGTGGACGGCACGGTGGAGGCCTACGGGCGGCTCGACGTCGCCGTCAACAACGCGGGTATCACCAGGACCGCGGCGGTGCACGAGCTGGCGTTGCAGGACTGGACCGATGTCCTGGACACCAACGCCCGCGGCGTCTTCCTCGCCATCAAGTACGAGGTGCCGCACATGCTCCGCGCCGGACACGGCATCATCGTCTGCACCACGTCCGAGTCCCGCCGGCCGGGCGGCGCCGCGTACACGGCGAGCAAGCAGGCATTGAAGGGCATCGTGGAGGCCGCGGCGATGGACTACGGCCATCGCGGGATCCGGGTGAACGCGATCGCGCCGGGCACCACGGACACCCCGTTCGTCCGGCCGGACGGTCTGCCCGACGTCGTCTGGGAGGCGTTCAAGCGGGCCTGGGGGCCGCTCAACGTGTCGGCGCTACAGCGCATGGCCACGCCACAGGAGATCGCCCGCGCCGTCGTCGCGCTGTCCACGGACGACTTCTCGTACCTGGCAGGTTCGACCGTCCTCGTCGGCGGCAGCCCGTACGGTGGTGGCCCGATGCGGATGCCGCCCGGTTTCCCGGAGCGTCAGTGA
- a CDS encoding VOC family protein has protein sequence MTDTPRLTLVTTVLDSPAPRNLAAFYERLLGWSREEDEEDWIVLRPPGGGTGLAFQRETAYVRPVWPAGPGDPQMMTHLDIEVDDLDAASAHAVAAGAVVAEFQPQDDVRVHLDPDGHPFCLFT, from the coding sequence ATGACGGACACACCTCGGCTGACCCTGGTCACCACCGTGCTCGACTCGCCCGCGCCCCGGAACCTCGCCGCGTTCTACGAGCGGTTGCTGGGCTGGTCCCGGGAGGAGGACGAGGAGGACTGGATCGTGCTGCGCCCACCCGGCGGCGGCACCGGGCTGGCCTTCCAGCGCGAGACCGCGTACGTCCGGCCGGTCTGGCCGGCCGGCCCGGGCGACCCGCAGATGATGACCCACCTCGACATCGAGGTCGACGACCTGGACGCGGCGTCGGCGCACGCGGTGGCCGCGGGGGCGGTCGTGGCGGAGTTCCAGCCCCAGGACGACGTGCGGGTGCACCTCGACCCCGACGGGCACCCGTTCTGCCTGTTCACCTGA
- a CDS encoding quinone oxidoreductase family protein — translation MIRAALLTTCGKPPTLGERPVPVPGAGEVSVTVEAVPITPLDVLCASGTSYFGTPPTPYVPGVQGVGRLDDGSPVWFGTSAGMRPGVDGSMAATVAAPTADVVPLPSGVPLTLIAALGLSAVAAHGALTYAGELAADEQVVVLGAGGVVGQAAVQLARLGGARRVVAVSRSAKARARAEELGAAASVPFLPDDDVTTLADRLRQALDGPVDLVLDPVFGVPAAAALRVLRPGGRLVNLGSAAGAISPVESAVLRSGSLRIIGYTNNRLSTQERAASLTLVAGHAAAGRLTVDHELVPFGSVAEAWSRQAEGTATGRVVLVL, via the coding sequence ATGATCCGCGCGGCCCTGCTCACCACCTGCGGGAAACCGCCCACCCTCGGCGAGCGGCCGGTGCCCGTGCCGGGCGCGGGCGAGGTGTCGGTCACGGTCGAGGCCGTGCCGATCACCCCGCTCGACGTCCTGTGCGCCTCCGGCACCAGCTACTTCGGCACTCCGCCCACCCCGTACGTGCCGGGGGTGCAGGGCGTGGGGCGGCTCGACGACGGCTCCCCGGTCTGGTTCGGCACCTCGGCGGGCATGCGGCCGGGCGTCGACGGCAGCATGGCCGCCACCGTGGCGGCGCCGACCGCCGACGTCGTGCCACTGCCGTCCGGCGTGCCGCTCACGCTCATCGCGGCCCTGGGCCTCTCCGCGGTCGCCGCGCACGGAGCCCTGACGTACGCCGGTGAACTGGCCGCCGACGAGCAGGTGGTCGTCCTCGGCGCCGGGGGCGTGGTCGGCCAGGCAGCGGTCCAGCTGGCGCGGCTCGGCGGTGCGCGCCGGGTGGTCGCCGTGTCCCGCTCCGCCAAGGCCCGGGCCCGCGCCGAGGAGCTCGGCGCCGCGGCGTCGGTCCCCTTCCTGCCCGACGACGACGTCACGACACTGGCCGACCGGCTGCGCCAGGCCCTCGACGGGCCCGTCGACCTGGTGCTGGACCCGGTCTTCGGGGTGCCGGCCGCGGCAGCGCTGCGGGTGCTGCGCCCCGGCGGTCGGCTGGTCAACCTGGGCAGCGCGGCGGGGGCGATCTCACCCGTCGAGTCGGCGGTGCTGCGCAGCGGGTCCCTGCGCATCATCGGCTACACGAACAACAGACTGTCCACACAGGAGCGGGCCGCCTCGCTCACCCTCGTCGCCGGGCACGCGGCGGCCGGCCGGCTCACCGTCGACCACGAGCTGGTGCCGTTCGGGTCGGTCGCGGAGGCCTGGTCGCGGCAGGCCGAGGGGACGGCGACCGGGCGGGTCGTCCTGGTCCTCTGA
- a CDS encoding DODA-type extradiol aromatic ring-opening family dioxygenase — protein sequence MASIVAVIASTHHPFYYKASTATGADRPPFADEWTRKILAFRETLTRANPDVLVMVGSDHFHQLWLDNMPQFLVGKAPFYDANWYNEEREFGLPRMLLKGQEDLSGHILRAGLDAGFDLAFSNELRIDHSITCPIVTLRPEADLPIVPIYTNIFAPPLPQPKRFVQLGQTIREIVESWPSHLRVAVIGTGHLSLELGGPRQFGPHGPDPEFDQRAVEWISTGDLDGCLREVTLDSLHSPGNATHGFMDFMLMMGVAGAGAKADYVDTLDLFHTMEAYFTWYPNGAPA from the coding sequence ATGGCCTCCATCGTCGCGGTCATCGCCTCCACCCACCACCCCTTCTACTACAAGGCCAGCACCGCCACCGGTGCGGACCGGCCACCGTTCGCCGACGAGTGGACCCGCAAGATCCTCGCCTTCCGGGAGACGCTGACCCGCGCCAACCCGGACGTGCTGGTGATGGTCGGCTCCGACCACTTCCACCAGCTGTGGCTGGACAACATGCCGCAGTTCCTGGTCGGCAAGGCGCCCTTCTACGACGCCAACTGGTACAACGAGGAACGCGAGTTCGGCCTCCCCCGGATGCTGCTCAAGGGGCAGGAGGACCTGTCCGGGCACATCCTCCGGGCCGGCCTCGACGCCGGCTTCGACCTCGCGTTCAGCAACGAGCTGCGGATCGACCACAGCATCACGTGCCCGATCGTGACGCTGCGCCCCGAGGCCGACCTGCCGATCGTGCCGATCTACACGAACATCTTCGCGCCGCCCCTGCCGCAGCCGAAGCGCTTCGTCCAGTTGGGCCAGACCATCCGCGAGATCGTCGAGTCGTGGCCGTCGCACCTGCGCGTCGCCGTCATCGGCACCGGCCACCTGTCCCTGGAGCTGGGCGGGCCGCGGCAGTTCGGGCCGCACGGGCCGGACCCGGAGTTCGACCAGCGGGCCGTCGAGTGGATCTCCACGGGCGACCTGGACGGCTGCCTGCGGGAGGTGACGCTGGACAGCCTCCACTCCCCCGGCAACGCCACCCACGGCTTCATGGACTTCATGCTCATGATGGGCGTCGCCGGTGCCGGCGCGAAGGCCGACTACGTCGACACCCTCGACCTGTTCCACACCATGGAGGCCTACTTCACCTGGTACCCGAACGGAGCTCCGGCATGA
- a CDS encoding citryl-CoA lyase — protein sequence MAEELSFPTGIGTSDPTTISLLGKDLATDLMGSVGFGELAYWLVAGRRPTAGEVRVFETVLVALADHGFTPTAIAARLTYLSAPEALQGALAAGLLGGGSRFLGVTEDSGRFLADTLAEAGEVTDYDALALEAVTRARRERRLVPGLGHPVHKDQDPRTPVLIRIAEEEGLRGPHLRLFEAIGRVHPQVLGRTLPLNGAGVCGAALADLGLPIDLLRGFALLARAAGLLGHLAEERRRPLGMDIYRTVDRNAVYEP from the coding sequence GTGGCTGAAGAGCTGAGCTTCCCGACCGGGATCGGCACGTCCGACCCGACCACCATCTCGCTGCTCGGCAAGGACCTGGCCACCGACCTGATGGGCTCGGTGGGCTTCGGTGAGCTGGCGTACTGGCTGGTCGCCGGTCGCCGGCCCACCGCCGGCGAGGTCCGGGTCTTCGAGACGGTGCTGGTGGCGCTCGCCGACCACGGCTTCACGCCGACCGCCATCGCCGCGCGGCTGACCTACCTGTCCGCCCCGGAGGCCCTGCAGGGCGCGCTCGCCGCCGGCCTGCTCGGCGGCGGCTCCCGGTTCCTCGGCGTCACCGAGGACTCCGGCCGCTTCCTCGCCGACACGCTCGCCGAGGCGGGCGAGGTGACCGACTACGACGCGCTGGCGCTCGAAGCGGTGACCCGGGCGCGGCGGGAACGCCGACTCGTCCCCGGTCTCGGGCACCCCGTCCACAAGGACCAGGACCCCCGCACCCCCGTCCTGATCCGTATCGCCGAGGAGGAGGGCCTGCGCGGCCCGCACCTGCGGCTGTTCGAGGCGATCGGCCGCGTACACCCGCAGGTCCTGGGCCGGACGCTGCCGCTCAACGGCGCCGGCGTCTGCGGCGCCGCCCTCGCCGACCTCGGCCTGCCGATCGACCTGCTGCGCGGCTTCGCCCTGCTCGCCCGCGCCGCCGGGCTGCTCGGGCACCTCGCCGAGGAGCGGCGCCGGCCGCTCGGCATGGACATCTACCGCACCGTGGACCGCAACGCGGTCTACGAGCCCTGA
- a CDS encoding CaiB/BaiF CoA transferase family protein, with protein sequence MAQHSAGPLAGLLVADFSRILAGPYATMLLADLGAQVIKVESPGGDDTRTWMPPTRDGVSTYYLGINRNKRSVALDLKDPDDLAAARELARRADVMIENFRPGGLARFGLDYDTVAAGNAKIVYASISGFGTGAGASFPGYDLMVQAISGLMSLTGDPDGPPYRAGISVFDVMAGLHASIGILAALHHRGQTGRGQHVEVNLLSSALSGLVNHSSGYVAGGTVPFRMGNAHPSLFPYEPLPTSDGELIVIAGNDGQFRKLCQVLDLPDLPDDPRFGRNQDRTANREQLRPLLVERLTRRTKDEWFRELLAAGVPCAPINTIDGGVALADELGLDPVVTVGAVPGIRNPITFSDTPARYELPPPGIDEHGEEIRAWLKS encoded by the coding sequence ATGGCTCAGCACTCTGCCGGGCCGCTGGCGGGCCTCCTCGTCGCGGACTTCTCCCGGATCCTCGCCGGGCCCTACGCGACGATGCTCCTGGCCGATCTCGGCGCCCAGGTGATCAAAGTGGAGAGTCCCGGTGGGGACGACACCCGCACCTGGATGCCGCCGACCCGCGACGGCGTCTCGACGTACTACCTCGGCATCAACCGCAACAAGCGGTCGGTGGCCCTCGACCTCAAGGACCCCGACGACCTCGCGGCCGCACGGGAACTCGCCCGACGGGCCGACGTGATGATCGAGAACTTCCGGCCCGGCGGCCTCGCCCGGTTCGGCCTCGACTACGACACCGTCGCCGCCGGCAACGCGAAGATCGTGTACGCGAGCATCAGCGGCTTCGGCACCGGCGCCGGCGCGAGCTTCCCGGGCTACGACCTCATGGTCCAGGCCATCTCCGGCCTGATGAGCCTCACCGGCGACCCCGACGGCCCGCCCTACCGGGCCGGCATCTCCGTCTTCGACGTGATGGCCGGCCTCCACGCGAGCATCGGCATCCTCGCCGCCCTGCACCACCGCGGCCAGACCGGCCGGGGCCAGCACGTCGAGGTCAACCTGCTCAGCTCCGCCCTGTCCGGCCTGGTCAACCACTCCAGCGGATACGTGGCCGGCGGCACCGTCCCGTTCCGGATGGGCAACGCGCACCCCAGCCTCTTCCCGTACGAGCCGCTGCCCACCTCGGACGGTGAGCTCATCGTGATCGCCGGCAACGACGGGCAGTTCCGCAAGCTCTGCCAGGTGCTCGACCTGCCGGACCTGCCGGACGACCCGCGCTTCGGCCGCAACCAGGACCGCACCGCGAACCGCGAACAGCTGCGGCCCCTCCTCGTCGAACGGCTCACCAGGCGGACCAAGGACGAGTGGTTCCGCGAGCTGCTCGCCGCCGGTGTACCGTGCGCGCCGATCAACACCATCGACGGTGGCGTGGCGCTCGCCGACGAACTCGGCCTCGACCCGGTGGTGACCGTCGGCGCCGTACCGGGGATCCGCAACCCCATCACCTTCTCCGACACCCCCGCCCGGTACGAGCTGCCGCCGCCCGGGATCGACGAGCACGGCGAGGAGATCCGCGCGTGGCTGAAGAGCTGA
- a CDS encoding amidohydrolase family protein: MSAPDRPVVLRNGLVLTMDDAHTVLPGADVLVVGDRIAEVGVGLTAPDGALEIDATGGLIMPGMVDTHRHLWQTAMRGYGADWTLTQYFVWYYLESGKLFRPEDVHAGNLLGAIEALDAGVTTTVDWSHGLRTIDHADAAVDALEAVPGRFVLGYGNIQQGPWEWATSPEFRDFHRRRVDGGRLAGFQMAFDVTGDPAFPERAAFEVARELGAAVTTHAGVWGATNDDGIRLMHEHGFMTPQNVYVHAATLTHDSYNRIAATGGSVSVSTESEQSAGQGYPPTWQLRHHDIPVSLSMDTSVWWSGDLFSAMRTTLGADRSREHLEAHAKQDTVTHCHLRAEHVVEWATRGGARALGLDSSIGALSPGRQADIVLIKNDASPAMFPILHPYGHVVFQAQRGDVHTVLVGGKVVKQDGRLVGIDLAAARAKVDATISYLRETLGEEAWQRGMNPDIPETRILENPYQYTEWDAGSAQWKH; the protein is encoded by the coding sequence ATGAGCGCACCCGACCGGCCGGTGGTCCTCCGCAACGGCCTGGTTCTCACCATGGACGACGCGCACACGGTGCTCCCCGGCGCCGACGTGCTGGTCGTCGGCGACCGGATCGCGGAGGTCGGCGTCGGCCTGACCGCGCCCGACGGCGCCCTCGAGATCGACGCCACCGGCGGCCTCATCATGCCCGGCATGGTGGACACCCACCGGCACCTGTGGCAGACCGCCATGCGGGGGTACGGCGCGGACTGGACCCTGACGCAGTACTTCGTCTGGTACTACCTGGAATCCGGCAAGCTGTTCCGGCCCGAGGACGTGCACGCCGGGAACCTGCTCGGTGCCATCGAGGCCCTCGACGCCGGCGTGACCACCACCGTCGACTGGTCGCACGGCCTCCGGACGATCGACCACGCCGACGCCGCCGTCGACGCCCTCGAAGCGGTGCCGGGCCGGTTCGTCCTCGGCTACGGCAACATCCAGCAGGGCCCGTGGGAGTGGGCGACCTCGCCGGAGTTCCGCGACTTCCACCGCCGCCGCGTCGACGGCGGCAGGCTCGCCGGCTTCCAGATGGCCTTCGACGTCACCGGCGACCCCGCCTTCCCCGAGCGGGCCGCGTTCGAGGTCGCCCGGGAACTCGGCGCCGCGGTCACCACGCACGCGGGCGTGTGGGGTGCCACCAACGACGACGGAATCCGGCTCATGCACGAGCACGGCTTCATGACCCCGCAGAACGTGTACGTGCACGCCGCGACGTTGACCCACGACTCGTACAACCGGATCGCCGCCACCGGCGGCTCGGTCTCCGTCTCCACCGAGAGCGAGCAGAGCGCCGGCCAGGGCTACCCGCCCACCTGGCAGCTACGCCACCACGACATCCCGGTGTCGCTGTCGATGGACACCAGCGTCTGGTGGAGCGGTGACCTCTTCTCCGCCATGCGGACCACCCTCGGCGCCGACCGCTCCCGGGAGCACCTGGAGGCGCACGCCAAGCAGGACACCGTCACCCACTGCCACCTGCGCGCCGAGCACGTCGTCGAGTGGGCGACCCGCGGCGGCGCCCGCGCCCTCGGCCTGGACTCGTCCATCGGCGCCCTCAGCCCCGGCCGGCAGGCCGACATCGTCCTGATCAAGAACGACGCCTCGCCCGCGATGTTCCCGATCCTGCACCCGTACGGGCACGTCGTCTTCCAGGCCCAGCGCGGCGACGTGCACACCGTGCTGGTCGGCGGCAAGGTGGTGAAGCAGGACGGTCGGCTCGTCGGCATCGACCTGGCCGCGGCTCGGGCGAAGGTCGACGCCACCATCTCCTACCTGCGTGAAACGCTGGGCGAGGAGGCGTGGCAGCGCGGCATGAACCCCGACATCCCCGAGACCCGGATCCTGGAGAATCCGTACCAGTACACCGAGTGGGACGCCGGTTCGGCGCAATGGAAGCATTAG
- a CDS encoding IclR family transcriptional regulator domain-containing protein, which translates to MSDHGRGAGPDFIEALARGLDVLRSFRPACPSMTLSEIAACTGLARPTVRRILITLEALGYVRAAGRGYSLTPRVLELGMTYVSALNMWEVARPHMEKLVAETNESTSMAQLDGSDVVYVARVAVPKIVTLAVTIGTRFPAPATSLGKVLLAALPPTALPDVLAEPSRSGITARWQPSPEELDVALREVRAKGWALADQDLAPGIRSIATGVRDGDGRVVAAINVTVHAAETSVETLLDAHLPKLLRTAADIGHDWALTASVPVLNT; encoded by the coding sequence ATGAGTGACCACGGAAGGGGCGCGGGACCCGACTTCATCGAGGCTCTCGCTCGCGGCCTCGACGTCCTGCGCTCCTTCCGGCCGGCCTGCCCGTCGATGACGCTGAGCGAGATCGCCGCGTGCACCGGGCTGGCCCGCCCGACCGTCCGGCGCATCCTGATCACTCTCGAGGCCCTGGGCTACGTGCGGGCCGCCGGCCGTGGCTACAGCCTCACCCCGCGGGTCCTCGAACTCGGCATGACGTACGTCAGCGCGCTGAACATGTGGGAGGTCGCGCGCCCGCACATGGAGAAGCTGGTCGCGGAGACCAACGAGTCGACGTCGATGGCCCAGCTCGACGGCAGTGACGTCGTCTACGTGGCCCGCGTCGCCGTACCGAAGATCGTCACGCTCGCCGTGACCATCGGCACCCGCTTCCCCGCGCCCGCGACGTCGCTGGGCAAGGTGCTGCTCGCGGCACTGCCGCCCACCGCGCTGCCCGACGTGCTCGCCGAGCCGTCCCGCTCCGGCATCACGGCGCGCTGGCAGCCGTCGCCGGAGGAACTCGACGTCGCGCTGCGCGAGGTCCGGGCCAAGGGCTGGGCGCTCGCCGACCAGGACCTGGCGCCGGGCATCCGGTCCATCGCCACCGGCGTCCGCGACGGCGACGGCCGGGTCGTGGCGGCCATCAACGTCACCGTGCACGCGGCCGAGACGTCCGTGGAGACCCTGCTGGACGCGCACCTGCCGAAGCTGCTGCGCACGGCCGCCGACATCGGTCACGACTGGGCGCTGACCGCCTCGGTGCCGGTGCTCAACACCTGA